From Zerene cesonia ecotype Mississippi chromosome 13, Zerene_cesonia_1.1, whole genome shotgun sequence, the proteins below share one genomic window:
- the LOC119831313 gene encoding arrestin homolog, with the protein MLDYLSLIFVVAVKVFKKTTPNGKVTVYLGKRDFIDHIDYCDPIDGVVVVDTDYLKGRKVYSQLVTTYRYGREEDEVMGVKFSKEMVIGTEQVVPMVNSKMELTPVQEKLLKKLGPNAFPFTFNFPEMSPSSVTLQASDEDQGKPMGVEYCVRTYVAESEDQKSHKRSSVTLAIKKLQHAPASRGRRLPSSLVSKGFTFSNGKISLEVTLDKEIYYHGEKICANIIVSNNSRKSVRNIRCMVVQHVEITMINSQFSRHVASLESREGCPVTPGASLSKSFYLVPLARSNKDIRGVALDGHLKEDDVNLASSTLVTEGKCPADAIGIVVSYSVRVKLNCGTLGGELVTDVPFKLLHPAEGSVERQRFNAMKKMQSIERHRYENSLYTNEEEDNIVFEDFARLRMNEPE; encoded by the exons ATGCTTGATTACCTATCCCTTATCTTTGTGGTTGCCGTGAAGGTTTTCAAGAAAACCACCCCCAATGGAAAAGTTACGGTGTACCTTGGCAAGCGTGACTTCATTGATCATATAGATTACTGCGATCCTATCGATGGAGTGGTGGTCGTTGATACTGACTACCTGAAAGGAAGGAAAGTTTACAGCCAG CTCGTGACCACTTACCGCTATGGTAGGGAGGAAGATGAGGTTATGGGAGTCAAATTTTCCAAGGAAATGGTCATCGGTACGGAACAGGTCGTCCCAATGGTCAACTCCAAAATGGAATTGACACCTGTCCAGGAAAAACTTCTGAAGAAACTGGGTCCTAATGCCTTCCCATTCACCTTCAACTTCCCAGAGATGTCTCCCAGCTCg GTAACTCTGCAAGCATCCGATGAGGACCAAGGCAAGCCCATGGGCGTTGAATACTGCGTCCGCACTTACGTTGCTGAGAGCGAAGACCAGAAGAGCCACAAGAGGAGCTCGGTCACCTTGGCGATCAAAAAG CTACAACACGCACCTGCCTCCCGAGGCCGCCGCCTTCCTAGCTCTCTCGTCAGCAAGGGCTTCACTTTCAGCAATGGAAAGATCAGCCTCGAAGTCACTTTGGACAAGGAAATTTACTACCATGGCGAAAAGATCTGCGCGAACATCATCGTTTCCAACAACTCCAGGAAATCCGTCCGCAACATCCGTTGCATGGTGGTCCAGCATGTCGAAATTACCATGATCAACTCGCAATTCAGCCGCCACGTTGCTTCCCTGGAAAGCCGTGAAGGTTGCCCAGTTACCCCCGGCGCCAGCCTGTCCAAGAGCTTCTACCTGGTTCCCCTTGCTCGCAGCAACAAGGATATCCGCG GTGTGGCTCTAGACGGCCACCTGAAGGAAGATGATGTCAACTTGGCCAGCTCCACCCTGGTGACCGAAGGCAAATGCCCAGCCGATGCTATTGGTATTGTCGTGTCCTACTCCGTCCGTGTCAAGCTGAACTGCGGTACTCTTGGAGGCGAGCTCGTTACCGATGTGCCATTCAAACTTCTTCACCCTGCTGAGG GATCTGTTGAGCGCCAGCGATTCAACGCCATGAAGAAGATGCAATCCATTGAGCGACACCGCTACGAAAACTCTCTGTACACCAACGAGGAAGAAGACAACATTGTCTTCGAAGACTTTGCCCGCCTCAGGATGAACGAGCCAGAATAA